The Salinibaculum sp. SYNS191 genome has a window encoding:
- a CDS encoding winged helix-turn-helix domain-containing protein: protein MSLDQPDADVAYRTAARHDYRRQEAVDTTTETMPAPARHGANGTFTLEDLERDADELRRKWGLDDDRPLPNGSAYQHARAAWLATDDIVEYDDKEYRVLSRDFEHPHDDEDGRFAVTLVSSPWRAGREIGGEYRAFYKYDLTLRPVDDDGAIRWGSTPDRSFSVKIRPQREDLIQKDGSSFDIPYSEGSFLTVQATWLEDITEAIALATKFLGGALGYQLKVDDICQDSARFTKAEVHQRIERVKEQHVVQTIRQSADLLAAHEADLDTRGKYEDGKWMECWLQTDAWEKLGFPALDAQLSIKVYYPDHPEKLEYPMDQPKVEVALEGKERVYDEEQNQRVRRAIPMNRWNEVMAVLEEVLLTHLSWADVREDHLVADDYSDGPDAPPIAFQKPEGRREWLQRHYESLVPPLYRQATSHRTDLVYDILAALRDAPDDAAGMTYDQLVEQTGAAYRTVRKHVRRLCEAGPARGPGILERERGAVTLVSWSSRFLEELGQDVLDEINPGDQPEDRRDRAEERRERREQRQADQEDVDRAESVAAGEDESTGGDAGDGSSTWRYFGDVDLRPDQLARALDQEYLDHDEVRVRVDNSPLFATGPPG, encoded by the coding sequence GTGAGCCTCGACCAGCCAGACGCCGACGTCGCCTATCGGACGGCGGCTCGCCACGACTACCGGCGCCAGGAGGCTGTCGACACCACGACGGAGACCATGCCTGCGCCGGCTCGCCACGGCGCGAACGGTACCTTCACCCTCGAAGATCTCGAGCGGGACGCCGATGAACTTCGCCGGAAGTGGGGCCTTGACGATGATCGGCCGCTGCCCAACGGGAGTGCCTACCAGCACGCACGCGCTGCCTGGCTGGCGACGGACGATATCGTCGAGTACGACGACAAGGAGTATCGCGTGCTCTCCCGGGACTTCGAGCATCCCCACGACGACGAGGACGGTCGCTTCGCCGTCACGCTCGTGAGTTCGCCGTGGCGAGCTGGTCGCGAGATCGGTGGCGAGTACCGCGCGTTCTACAAGTACGACCTCACGTTGCGGCCAGTCGACGACGACGGCGCGATCCGCTGGGGATCGACACCGGATCGCTCGTTCTCGGTCAAGATCCGCCCGCAGCGGGAGGACCTCATCCAGAAGGACGGTTCCTCGTTCGATATCCCGTACAGCGAAGGATCATTCCTGACTGTCCAGGCGACGTGGCTGGAGGATATCACCGAAGCCATCGCTCTCGCGACGAAGTTCCTGGGCGGAGCGCTGGGCTACCAGTTGAAAGTTGACGATATCTGCCAGGACTCGGCACGCTTCACCAAGGCCGAAGTGCATCAGCGCATCGAGCGCGTGAAAGAGCAACACGTCGTCCAGACGATCCGCCAGTCTGCGGATCTGCTGGCTGCCCACGAGGCCGACCTGGATACGCGCGGGAAGTACGAGGACGGCAAGTGGATGGAGTGCTGGCTGCAGACCGACGCCTGGGAGAAGCTCGGGTTCCCGGCGCTGGACGCCCAGCTCTCCATCAAGGTCTACTATCCCGACCACCCCGAGAAGTTGGAGTATCCGATGGATCAGCCGAAGGTCGAGGTCGCGCTGGAGGGCAAAGAACGCGTCTACGACGAGGAGCAGAACCAGCGTGTCCGCCGTGCGATTCCGATGAACCGCTGGAACGAGGTGATGGCTGTCCTGGAGGAGGTCCTGCTGACGCACCTCTCGTGGGCCGACGTTCGCGAGGACCATCTCGTCGCCGACGACTACAGTGACGGCCCCGACGCGCCACCGATTGCCTTTCAGAAGCCCGAGGGTCGCCGCGAGTGGCTGCAGCGCCATTACGAGAGTCTCGTGCCGCCGTTGTACCGGCAGGCGACGAGTCACCGAACGGACCTGGTGTACGACATCCTCGCGGCGCTTCGTGACGCGCCCGATGATGCTGCCGGGATGACTTACGACCAGCTGGTCGAGCAGACAGGCGCGGCGTATCGGACCGTGCGCAAGCACGTGCGCCGGCTGTGTGAGGCTGGCCCGGCTCGCGGCCCTGGAATCCTCGAACGCGAGCGCGGCGCCGTGACGCTGGTTAGCTGGTCGAGTCGCTTCCTTGAGGAACTCGGCCAGGACGTCCTCGACGAGATCAACCCTGGCGACCAGCCCGAAGATCGTCGCGACCGTGCCGAGGAGCGTCGCGAACGTCGCGAGCAGCGGCAGGCCGACCAGGAGGACGTCGACCGCGCCGAGTCGGTCGCTGCTGGTGAGGACGAGTCCACTGGTGGCGACGCCGGCGACGGCTCCTCGACGTGGCGCTACTTCGGAGACGTCGACCTCCGTCCCGACCAGCTCGCTCGCGCGCTCGACCAGGAGTATCTCGACCACGACGAAGTCCGCGTTCGCGTCGACAACAGTCCGCTGTTCGCGACCGGGCCGCCAGGGTAG
- a CDS encoding argonaute/piwi family protein, with product MSEFTAEVLDEPSLMFANGEEAIDPRVGLMEFGPRTPSGKSEHQVINIGYIGSGRSLGAIEKLFKDMELAITADEDESKRWKPPFPGLGERSSLNFTFNTQKRWRQTITRGEIRDLKQIRSRKDRLEEAVEIIKINLEVLYAKETPPDVVFIAIPEAMWDACTPSHQDYAQMQSETSDFHNRIKLLGMEVGLPTQLMQPKTLRGEDVQDKSEIAWNIAVGTLYKAQRGHPWKLTELEDGTCFAGISFYKERGGDQSRTRTAMAQVFLETGENFILRGDPVEGEKHGPGNNHLAEDDAEKLVKKILRHYRSHKGTEPRRLVLHKRSEFWEEEREGFIKGAGNIELMDFITVRERHPVRALSSGIYPALRGTMISAPNNEEHYLYTKGYIPALSTYPASNIPEPIVVKPDPEVSDSSPQKLCREMLAFTKLDWNTSDFCTKLPVTIGISDAVGNILAEAEAQNTSLDIHYYHYM from the coding sequence ATGAGCGAATTCACCGCTGAAGTCCTCGACGAACCCAGCCTGATGTTCGCCAACGGAGAGGAAGCCATCGACCCTCGAGTCGGGCTAATGGAGTTCGGCCCAAGAACACCATCCGGTAAATCCGAACACCAAGTCATCAACATCGGATACATCGGGTCTGGCCGATCTCTCGGCGCTATCGAGAAACTTTTCAAGGACATGGAGCTGGCGATCACCGCCGACGAAGACGAGTCGAAGCGGTGGAAACCACCGTTCCCTGGCCTTGGCGAACGATCGTCGCTGAACTTCACGTTCAACACACAGAAGCGGTGGCGGCAGACAATTACTCGCGGCGAGATCCGGGACCTGAAACAGATCCGCAGCCGGAAGGACCGGTTGGAAGAAGCAGTCGAGATCATCAAGATCAACCTCGAAGTCCTGTACGCCAAGGAGACGCCACCTGACGTCGTGTTCATCGCGATTCCCGAAGCGATGTGGGACGCCTGCACTCCATCCCACCAGGACTATGCCCAGATGCAGTCAGAGACCAGTGACTTCCACAACCGGATCAAGCTGCTCGGGATGGAAGTCGGATTGCCGACACAGCTGATGCAGCCGAAGACCCTCCGCGGTGAGGACGTTCAGGACAAATCCGAGATCGCATGGAACATCGCGGTCGGAACACTGTACAAGGCGCAACGCGGCCATCCCTGGAAACTAACCGAGCTGGAGGACGGGACATGCTTCGCCGGGATCTCCTTCTACAAAGAGCGAGGCGGAGACCAATCCCGAACGCGGACAGCAATGGCCCAAGTTTTCTTGGAGACAGGCGAGAACTTCATCCTTCGAGGCGACCCCGTCGAAGGAGAGAAACACGGACCAGGCAACAACCACCTCGCAGAGGACGACGCCGAGAAACTGGTCAAGAAGATTCTCAGGCACTACCGTAGCCACAAGGGCACGGAGCCCCGGCGATTGGTGCTTCACAAGCGGTCGGAGTTCTGGGAAGAGGAGCGAGAGGGCTTCATCAAAGGTGCTGGGAACATCGAGTTGATGGATTTCATCACAGTCCGAGAACGGCACCCAGTCCGAGCCTTGAGTTCCGGTATTTATCCAGCGCTTCGGGGCACAATGATCTCCGCACCCAATAACGAGGAGCATTACCTGTACACGAAGGGGTACATCCCAGCCTTGTCGACGTATCCGGCGTCAAATATCCCGGAGCCGATCGTGGTCAAGCCGGATCCGGAGGTCAGTGATTCGTCGCCGCAGAAACTGTGCCGGGAAATGCTGGCATTCACGAAACTGGACTGGAACACTTCGGACTTCTGCACGAAGCTCCCGGTCACGATTGGGATCTCGGATGCCGTGGGGAACATCCTGGCTGAGGCCGAGGCCCAAAACACGAGTCTGGATATCCATTACTACCACTACATGTAG
- a CDS encoding DUF6884 domain-containing protein, with translation MTREDKLCPRPREHALPGGDLAVSSHWVWGVRGATTVAAADKPLYRLLLDILADEHVPDLMSAHLASECDDLVDVRQTVVDIDRGVVGADGHGYGMSFCFRVRDAIDEYRDRDPLTLGAVGCSGSKYEDDQPIPAKARYKGAYWTNKRRYGETCADEWRIISAEHAVLDPATPIEHYEKTPSDLRGIPVDSDQRLPSGDDVTTLLDRWALDVHEGLSTWLSNVASGVDPRDVELEVLLGRDYRKPLEDRHVFDALLIPGELSVSFPFQDVAQAQGGMFEQIDWMGDEVDAATEAVTDGGESP, from the coding sequence GTGACGCGCGAGGACAAGCTCTGCCCACGCCCTCGCGAGCACGCCCTTCCTGGCGGTGACCTCGCCGTCTCGAGTCACTGGGTCTGGGGCGTCCGCGGCGCAACGACGGTTGCGGCGGCGGACAAGCCCTTGTACCGATTGCTGCTGGACATCCTCGCCGACGAGCATGTTCCCGATCTCATGTCGGCGCATCTCGCCTCCGAGTGCGACGATCTGGTCGATGTTCGCCAGACGGTGGTCGACATCGATCGCGGTGTCGTGGGTGCTGACGGCCACGGCTATGGGATGTCGTTTTGCTTCAGAGTCCGGGACGCAATCGACGAATACCGTGACCGCGACCCACTCACGCTGGGCGCAGTCGGCTGCTCCGGCTCGAAGTACGAGGACGACCAGCCGATCCCCGCGAAAGCGCGGTACAAGGGTGCCTACTGGACGAACAAGCGCAGGTACGGAGAGACGTGCGCCGACGAGTGGCGCATCATCTCTGCCGAGCACGCGGTCCTCGACCCGGCGACGCCGATCGAGCATTACGAGAAGACGCCCAGCGACCTGCGAGGGATTCCCGTTGACTCGGACCAGCGCCTTCCGTCCGGAGACGACGTGACGACGCTCCTCGACAGGTGGGCGCTGGACGTCCACGAGGGGCTGTCAACGTGGTTGTCGAACGTTGCTAGTGGTGTCGATCCCCGAGACGTAGAGTTAGAAGTGCTCCTCGGTCGGGACTACCGCAAGCCGCTGGAGGACCGTCATGTCTTCGACGCACTCCTTATACCCGGCGAGCTGTCGGTGTCGTTCCCATTCCAAGATGTTGCGCAAGCCCAGGGTGGGATGTTCGAGCAGATCGACTGGATGGGCGACGAGGTCGATGCTGCGACCGAGGCTGTCACTGACGGAGGTGAGTCGCCATGA
- a CDS encoding DUF7282 domain-containing protein, with protein sequence MKFKRMLITVIIIFSLFVVGIATGLYILEPTSVPDGNITATASGSGTDQSATDSLSSTATDTSSSKETASGTDSELTPSNDQTTDSDSDGLSDDREAELGTDPEIADSDGDGLNDGSELNEYGTNPTSADSDSDGLSDGREVELGTNPGLIDSDGDGLEDSAELNEYGTVPTSADSDSDGLNDGSEVTKYETNPTNPDTDGDGLKDGEEINRWKSDPLLSHSDSDGISDADEALIHSTDPTDEDTDGDGLSDDIEINGSTFPLSPDSDGDGLSDLEFKKYGTNATNPDTDGDGLTDGAELNSEALSESSPLRMDVFVEVDYMQSYKPREEAMNLVAEAYEEAPIDNPDGSTGISLHIVLDESIETEPTTEQEQKNAIANKHFDYEGYGYHYAIAVREARSDGDDVGGFAGGDSFVFQTSVNGEERYSHERTANIFMHELGHSVGLDPDLYKGIDSKEVPFSEYESVMNYNAPVGAFQYSNGEPFDDWEYIVRNQDATESVAGIRLSNQSVAQNGTQIVNIDRVVTSEGGFVTIRAGYAGGDEIGTSEYLVAGTHYDVRIELDDNIDDEMTLAAITHLDTNNNREYDFNSSVVDAPYTNDSGVVVDTATVSVDTDISTD encoded by the coding sequence ATGAAATTTAAACGTATGTTAATTACAGTTATTATTATATTTTCCCTGTTTGTTGTAGGGATTGCAACTGGACTATATATTTTGGAGCCCACTTCTGTTCCAGATGGTAATATTACTGCGACAGCCTCAGGTTCGGGTACAGACCAGTCAGCCACAGACTCTTTATCGTCAACGGCAACAGACACTTCATCGTCGAAAGAAACAGCGTCGGGAACGGATTCAGAACTGACACCATCTAATGACCAAACGACTGATTCTGATAGTGATGGCCTTTCAGACGACAGGGAAGCAGAATTAGGAACTGATCCCGAGATCGCAGACAGTGATGGAGATGGCCTTAACGACGGTTCAGAACTGAATGAATACGGAACGAATCCAACGAGTGCTGATTCTGATAGCGATGGACTTTCAGACGGAAGAGAAGTAGAATTAGGAACAAATCCCGGGCTCATAGACAGTGACGGAGATGGCCTAGAAGACAGTGCAGAATTGAATGAATACGGAACGGTTCCAACAAGTGCTGATTCTGACAGTGACGGACTTAATGATGGATCAGAAGTTACCAAGTACGAGACTAACCCCACAAACCCTGACACGGATGGGGATGGTCTCAAGGATGGAGAAGAAATCAATCGGTGGAAGTCTGATCCATTACTGAGTCATTCTGACAGTGATGGAATCAGTGATGCAGACGAAGCATTAATCCACTCCACTGACCCGACGGATGAGGATACCGATGGAGATGGCCTGAGTGATGACATAGAGATTAATGGGTCAACTTTTCCTCTGTCTCCAGATTCAGATGGAGACGGACTGAGTGATCTGGAATTCAAAAAGTATGGAACAAATGCTACTAATCCTGATACTGATGGGGATGGCCTCACAGACGGGGCTGAACTCAATTCTGAAGCACTATCTGAGTCGAGTCCACTACGGATGGACGTCTTTGTCGAAGTTGATTATATGCAGTCATATAAGCCACGTGAGGAGGCTATGAATCTGGTCGCAGAAGCATACGAAGAGGCGCCCATTGACAATCCTGATGGCTCAACCGGTATTTCACTGCATATCGTTCTTGATGAGTCGATCGAAACTGAACCAACAACTGAGCAAGAACAGAAGAACGCAATAGCCAACAAACATTTTGATTATGAGGGTTACGGATATCATTATGCTATAGCAGTACGTGAAGCACGTTCCGATGGTGATGATGTGGGTGGTTTTGCCGGCGGTGATTCATTTGTATTCCAGACGAGCGTTAATGGTGAGGAGAGGTATTCTCATGAGAGAACCGCGAACATATTCATGCACGAACTTGGTCATTCGGTAGGACTAGATCCAGACCTGTACAAAGGGATAGATTCCAAAGAGGTTCCGTTTTCGGAATATGAGAGCGTCATGAACTACAACGCTCCTGTGGGGGCATTCCAGTACAGTAACGGAGAACCCTTTGACGATTGGGAATATATTGTCCGCAACCAAGATGCGACCGAATCTGTGGCGGGTATTAGACTCAGTAATCAATCCGTCGCACAAAACGGCACCCAGATAGTCAATATCGACCGCGTAGTAACATCGGAAGGTGGCTTTGTGACCATCCGCGCTGGTTATGCAGGAGGCGACGAGATCGGGACCAGCGAGTACCTGGTTGCGGGTACACACTACGACGTGCGTATTGAACTGGATGACAACATCGACGACGAAATGACTCTCGCCGCGATTACCCACTTGGACACGAACAACAACAGGGAATACGATTTCAATAGCAGTGTCGTTGATGCGCCGTACACTAACGACTCGGGCGTTGTGGTAGACACTGCGACGGTTAGCGTGGATACCGACATCAGCACCGACTGA
- a CDS encoding PQQ-binding-like beta-propeller repeat protein produces MSKFPLGRRDLLKTGGFMLMGAPGMIRSASAQNASGGEVMWLFDTDGSERFTASPTVVDSTVFIGSDDPSPGSSDGTLYALNAADGSEVWSFQPGFGIGSAPTVVGGTVFVGTAGAKVHALDVTDGSELWSVMTRGGIESSPTVTDGTVFFGSNDGNVYALNSDDGSEMWSFKTDDRVTSSATVVDDTVFIGSVDTNVYALNANDGTKVWSFKAGRYGYVTSSPTVAEGTVFIGSDDGNVYALDVADGSEVWSFGTGASVTSSPTVAGGTVFIGSDDGNVYALDVADGSEVWSFGTGASVTSSPTVAGGTVFIGSIDNMYALDATDGTEVWSTKTERGGWTSSTVVDGTVFVGRGDGNMYALHAGVEGSSEGSRVNLGTLGHHHTWAGNELEPSKPEPDPGDQTVEISFENVRLVQATENTRLVGSDIEADVPKIPDLIVGKETAVLFELEGEIETIETDTLTFEATQVRESGEPVSISFELTKSEVELLMRGGQEIEVFHNKDCVFATEETILRPDVTEIQLTARPDDPVASARLVADDDFATRETGAINIGFIELKDAENGTRYGNNDGRIVPGSRDETPRDRFERLVTEYIEFIESNFPVAGINDFVHPDVMRATADSNDYRKDLKEARDALKCILQLSLMLHLQWCRILSPDKTTISVFIRKIT; encoded by the coding sequence ATGAGCAAGTTTCCACTGGGACGGCGAGATCTCCTGAAGACCGGGGGGTTCATGCTGATGGGAGCGCCTGGAATGATTCGATCGGCCAGTGCTCAAAATGCGTCGGGTGGTGAGGTGATGTGGCTCTTTGATACGGATGGTAGTGAACGTTTCACCGCATCGCCAACAGTGGTAGATAGCACCGTCTTTATCGGGAGTGACGATCCCAGCCCTGGGAGCAGTGATGGTACTCTGTATGCATTAAATGCTGCCGACGGAAGTGAGGTGTGGTCATTTCAACCTGGGTTCGGTATTGGGTCAGCACCAACGGTGGTCGGTGGCACTGTTTTCGTTGGGACTGCTGGTGCCAAAGTTCACGCTTTGGATGTGACTGACGGAAGTGAGCTGTGGTCAGTAATGACTCGCGGGGGTATTGAGTCGTCGCCGACAGTGACGGATGGCACCGTCTTTTTCGGGAGTAACGACGGCAACGTGTATGCCCTGAATAGCGACGATGGCAGCGAGATGTGGTCGTTCAAAACAGATGATAGGGTCACATCATCGGCGACAGTGGTGGATGACACCGTTTTCATCGGCAGCGTCGATACGAACGTGTATGCATTGAACGCAAACGATGGCACGAAGGTATGGTCATTCAAAGCTGGCAGATATGGGTACGTCACCTCGTCGCCCACAGTGGCAGAGGGTACCGTCTTTATTGGGAGTGATGACGGCAACGTATATGCATTAGATGTGGCCGACGGAAGTGAGGTGTGGTCATTTGGAACTGGTGCGTCTGTCACCTCGTCGCCCACAGTGGCAGGAGGAACCGTCTTTATTGGGAGTGATGACGGCAACGTATATGCATTAGATGTGGCCGACGGAAGTGAGGTGTGGTCATTCGGAACTGGTGCGTCTGTCACCTCGTCGCCCACAGTGGCGGGGGGTACCGTCTTTATCGGGAGTATTGACAATATGTATGCGCTGGACGCCACGGATGGGACTGAGGTGTGGTCAACCAAAACTGAGAGGGGCGGTTGGACGTCATCAACGGTGGTGGATGGCACTGTCTTCGTCGGGAGAGGTGACGGCAACATGTATGCACTGCATGCTGGGGTTGAAGGATCGAGCGAAGGGTCACGAGTGAATTTGGGAACCCTCGGCCATCATCACACGTGGGCTGGCAATGAGTTGGAACCAAGTAAGCCAGAACCCGATCCTGGCGACCAAACAGTCGAGATAAGTTTTGAGAATGTACGTCTGGTTCAGGCAACAGAGAACACCCGATTGGTGGGTTCTGATATCGAAGCGGATGTTCCGAAAATCCCCGACCTCATCGTAGGGAAAGAAACAGCCGTACTGTTCGAGTTAGAGGGCGAAATTGAGACCATTGAAACGGACACGCTGACGTTTGAAGCGACGCAAGTAAGGGAATCTGGTGAGCCAGTATCAATCTCGTTTGAATTGACCAAATCTGAAGTTGAACTGCTTATGCGGGGGGGTCAAGAGATTGAAGTTTTCCATAACAAAGACTGCGTATTTGCAACAGAAGAAACAATTCTGCGACCTGATGTTACGGAGATTCAGTTGACCGCCAGACCTGACGACCCGGTAGCCTCTGCACGCCTCGTTGCCGACGATGACTTTGCCACGCGTGAAACGGGGGCGATAAATATCGGATTTATCGAACTCAAAGATGCCGAGAATGGTACGAGATACGGAAATAATGACGGGCGTATTGTCCCTGGATCCAGAGACGAAACACCACGGGACAGGTTCGAGCGACTGGTTACAGAGTATATTGAATTTATCGAGAGTAACTTTCCTGTCGCCGGGATCAATGATTTCGTCCATCCTGATGTGATGCGAGCAACAGCCGATTCGAATGATTACAGGAAAGATCTGAAAGAGGCACGTGATGCGCTGAAATGTATACTCCAATTGAGCTTGATGTTACACTTGCAGTGGTGCCGGATTCTCTCCCCGGACAAGACGACTATTTCAGTTTTCATTCGAAAGATAACGTAA